The Scyliorhinus canicula chromosome 13, sScyCan1.1, whole genome shotgun sequence genome contains a region encoding:
- the LOC119975537 gene encoding uncharacterized protein LOC119975537 has protein sequence MHWVAVSWTVAMFSVITVGNITVIQSPRFLIKALGQTADLGCTYEGPTAVGSSSWHKGTKQGNDVSNTTAEFRGRVFEATQEDFSYKRDASIRIINLKAEDTGFYVCKVELVEIGAAYGAGTTVTVNRDEGDAAGNCKVENKSNIPSYAFALAVVVPLLIIAIVIAVVRRRQKSAARELPARSDRLCAEVKGAEPNCVSFERSTNQREGDDKMQYAQLNLQESRRTERCLNQQAVLYATVKSSAHTVKAKMYPMLAATLRQNYATNMQQTIIEHIVIFCFRAGAVFLGAAKVMKEPDKRLDGVGMVAGSITVIQNPMLINATEGQSVLLNCTYEGPSGVGVFKWYKNNNDTLEVSEKSVELRGRVSRAIAEVFRAKREASITVTDLMPYDSGIYYCHVEVLGPQGKCGPGTTLNVLREVEPITEKPTTFYTHLYTSARILGVFILFFACYSLMKDKYQKNITAFWCVYN, from the exons TAATTACTGTTGGAAATATCACAGTCATTCAGAGCCCGCGATTCCTCATCAAAGCCCTGGGACAGACCGCGGACCTGGGCTGTACATATGAAGGTCCCACTGCGGTCGGTAGTTCCAGCTGGCACAAAGGCACCAAGCAGGGGAATGATGTTTCCAACACTACAGCGGAATTCAGGGGTAGGGTTTTCGAGGCAACTCAGGAGGATTTCAGCTACAAGAGAGATGCGTCAATTCGAATCATTAACCTGAAAGCGGAGGACACCGGCTTCTATGTTTGCAAAGTGGAGCTGGTGGAAATCGGTGCAGCCTACGGAGCAGGAACCACCGTGACCGTGAACCGTGACGAAGGAG ATGCTGCGGGGAACTGCAAAGTCGAGAACAAGTCAAACATTCCATCATATGCCTTTGCGCTGGCGGTGGTGGTGCCTCTCCTGATCATCGCTATAGTGATAGCTGTTGTGAGGCGGCGCCAAAAGTCAG CCGCTCGAGAGCTGCCCGCCAG GTCTGATCGACTGTGCGCAGAGGTCAAAGGTGCAG AGCCCAATTGTGTCAGCTTCGAGCGCAGCACAAATCAG agagagggagatgataaGATGCAGTACGCCCAGCTGAATCTGCAGGAGAGCCGCCGAACAGAGCGCTGTCTGAACCAACAAGCTGTGCTATATGCCACGGTCAA ATCTAGCGCCCATACTGTGAAAGCCAAGATGTACCCAATGCTCGCTGCTACCTTGCGACAAAACTATGCAACAAATATGCAACAAACCATAATTGAGCATATCGTCATCTTTTGCTTCAGA gctggggctgttttcctcggAGCAGCGAAGGTTATGAAGGAACCTGATAAAAGGCTGGATGGCGTGG GAATGGTTGCAGGAAGCATCACAGTCATCCAAAATCCAATGTTAATTAACGCCACTGAGGGGCAATCTGTACTGCTGAACTGCACGTATGAAGGGCCCTCCGGAGTCGGTGTCTTCAAATGGTACAAAAACAACAACGACACACTGGAAGTCAGCGAGAAATCTGTGGAATTAAGAGGGCGAGTGTCTCGAGCAATCGCAGAGGTCTTCAGGGCCAAGAGGGAGGCTTCTATTACTGTAACAGACTTGATGCCTTACGATTCAGGGATATATTACTGCCACGTGGAAGTGCTGGGACCTCAGGGAAAATGTGGACCAGGAACAACACTTAATGTCCTCCGTGAG GTAGAACCGATCACAGAAAAACCAACAACGTtctacacacatttatacaccagTGCCAGAATTTTGGGCGTTTTCATTCTCTTCTTCGCATGTTACTCCCTCATGAAAGATAAGTATCAGAAAAACATTACGGCGTTCTGGTGTGTCTATAACTGA